In Pyrus communis chromosome 15, drPyrComm1.1, whole genome shotgun sequence, the genomic stretch TTGTAGAAATCCTCGAACAGAGCTTCTGGGCCGAGAACAATTCCATACTCAGCCCAACCAATAATTTTaggtccaaacattgccccctcgttTCTGAGGTCGTCGACCGCTAATCCTCGATTGAATCTCGatcttgaagaagcgaaaacgtcATTTGCCTTTAGACTTAATTGTCTCGATAACCACCACCATGCGCATTTATGAAATATGATTGCACGATCTCTGTTTTTCCCCATGTCCTGCCACATGTCAATTCCTTGATTAACATAGCAGCCCTCAATCATGACCCTCGAAAACATGCGCCAGCCGAACTATCTTTTCCCCATTAATACATTGATTCCGCCGCAGCAAGCAATCGTGCATCCTTGAACCACGGAAACCTCGATCCTATCCTTGGAGAGTGCCAAAATATCCAAACTGATTAGGGATTTTCTCGGTTGATTTCgccctaaaatttgaaaatctaaCGCTTTCAAACGTTTGATCTTCCTTTTGAAATGCTATAAATACCTGAATTTCCTTCATTTGCATTTTACACCTTCAGAAACTCCTCTCACCATTCCTGTTTTTTCACAACCAGAAAATATCAAGCTCACATATCACAAACCCTCTTTAGACCCAAACGAATCTTCGAATCTTCATCGATGGCATCCTTTATCTCAAAGCTctttgtagacatcaaaatttcggtgaaatgaatgttgaccaataattaaaatttcaacgctcacgggtcacataaattttacatgtagcgtgtgactcaacgaaaaatcgaaataaattggaaaagtcatcaaatgggacacgtgtcaatacctggcagaaattatttatttcatctgattatttaaatccaaaaatcaagttttggaattctataaataggaagccaaggcattcattttggggaaggagaagaagaaagaaagaaggaaatttacattacaccaaaaccttgaagccttgaaactctaaagctctcaagcaaatctcgAAGGACCAAGAAAGCTATCtttgttcttcgtcaaatctgaagagaagtgttcatcattcatcatccgttcatcctaagatcaagccccaacgaccctttggatcaacaacctcaacaaatccacacatccaatcgttcttcaagattaagcccaaaagccctttaagatccgctcatccatcaaccttcaagatcaagcccaaaagcccttgaagaaatccatatacccagtcttcaagatcaagcccaatgccccttgaagatccgttcatcaactgttcatccctagatcaagccccgacggccctttggatcaacagctcatccacaaacctacaccctacgaagatagaatcagaggatcaaattacaaagagattgtaaccccaaaatcattaatacaaaatatattttgtacacggtattcttgtttcttgttgcaggaacttttcatgtttacaaatttggcacgcccagtgggaccatctctacctctcatctctgtctccgttcaagatattcaagcacagtccatgacttcaaacaaagaacaagtcatgactatcggcactacctccattgaaaaacagctggttcagatgaaggaaataattgcaaggctgataaagactgcagaggagaaaaacttgcaaaccgccgaactcatcaaccgtctggaggcgcaacatggtgtcatagtgaaaccaagctctcttccaactaagaggaccgaagaaggctttaacccaaatgcctacgaactcatgtcaaaggctaggcatgactttgcttcctcttcaaatcttggaaagaaggtttcaaacaccgtcaacgacaaagatcgcgacctcaccgagactcaaaagaagttgaaggagcatgattatggagttgacaacaacaaagctggacttggcttcacaccaaatgcacccgtgaagatttcaagcaaagtgaagaaagctagcgctcaacatATCAGCGTGaacattgaacaagaccaagaaaagcctaaaccctcccctcggacgtcggtcttcgataggatgagccattcaagctccagaacttcagtgcttaatcgcattggtggtcaagaccgaacctctgtctttaagaggcttaacgcgccgacatcccaaagctctgtttttgaaaggttgttaaagcctaagaaacaaagcaacacaactatctctcctctgcgacgatcagcttcagaaagatttgaagataatggtaagccttttggaaagaggaagacaacaccaaaggaagaaaagctcgatgagttaggagaaaaagacgacgctcgaagcttgattccttcaaggatgaagcgccaagcaatcctagaggtcgacacaaaaggaccactgaaggtaaggaggcgcatcatcgtccacactggcaaatcttcatgccaacaaactcaagagaacggcactgaagaggagatccaagatgttttctacatcacgattcaagaaggtaaagaagacgaaagcccgaggaaatactcagagtccctactctccgacgctgatctgagcggcagtacaaccatgcaagtcatgaccactggagcaacttcaatcgaggagcaacTAGCTcggatgaatgaagcaatcgtaaagctcacacggactgtggaagaaaaggacttgcagattgccgcactcgtcaaccaactagatgcgctgcctgacgtgaaagtcgacccaaatgttggcctattaaagaaagaagtcgacgaagaagaggagccaccagcggagaaagttgaagagaagccgaagctagaccaaacaacggcattcatgggatctctctctatccagcagctacaggagatgatcgcaaacactatcaagacacagtacgaaggaagctcgcatgactccgtattgtactcaaagccttactccaagaagattgatgctttgaagatgccaaggggttatcagcccccaaaattcatgcagttcgatggaaaaggcaacccgaagcaacatgtggcccatttcgttgaaacttgcaacaatgctgggacagagggagactacctcgtcaaacagttcgtgcgttcgctgaaaagtaacgcttttgactggtacactgacctcgaacctgagtctatcaacagttgggaccagctagaaagggaattccttaaccgtttctacagcactcgtcgtactgtaagcatgctagagctgaccagtacgaaacagtggagagatgaacctgtcgtcgactacataaatagatggcgttcattaagcctggattgcaaagatcggctttctgaaacctctgccattgagatgtgcgttcaaggcatgcagtggggactacactacatccttcaaggcatcaaaccacgaacatttgaggagttagccacccgcgcccatgatatggagttaagcatcacccgtcatgggaagaaagaacagatcgccgactagaagaatgacaaagttttggggccaaaggtAGATAAGGCtacgtggaaacccaccaaggaagcaatgacggtcaacacaactccagtcaaaatccATACACGAAGCAAGGCGATttaaaccgaagcttttcgtgatcaagagatacgtagacgcactttgaaggagcttgaggagaagacttatccattccctgactctgacgtggttgccatgttgaaagacttgcttgacaaaaaggtgattgacctacctgagtgcaaacggcTAGAAGATATGAACCGTATTGACAGTCCAAGGTattgtaaattccaccgcttcattagtcatccgacggaaaagtgctttgtgctaaaagatctcatcatgaagttggctcagaaagggatcatcgagctaggtcttaatgatgtggtgaagtcaaactataccaccgtcacttctggctctttgaactcaaaatcttcacctcaaccgctgggggcatgctccaaaaccatgttagtcaagtcaagtgaagttgaaggatggacttatgtcactccaaagaaaatgcacaagaaacataggtctcctccacaagttcaccaatcggaaagggggcaaagcagctatcgtcaaccttcaaagctacatgaaagtgttgaggatgatgaagttatgacacaaagatcatccgttgccatcacgatgcgcgatttcttccccaaagacttcttcaatcactcagtcaagactccttgctatgaagattgcaaggaatgcctctatAAGATCGCTTGACAAATCCAAAACAACAACCAACGCTCTTGGTCTGcatgagcataaaaggcgacaacaaacgctccttgcctgcatgagctgaaactgcaaacggcaccaaaagctcctggtctgcacgagcctaaaaggtgacaacaaacgctcctggcccgcaagagcataaactgtgtacggcaaaatcatcatcaacaccatcactcatttgaactacgtcatgacttgatccctcctcaaccaagggtacgtaggcaacttgaaacttcaaaacttcaagtacctacacacactaaaaaaaaaagaaaaaaaaaaagagagtatttgaactacattatgacttgatcttttctttggaggggtacgtaggcaactcaAACATTCAATTTTCGAGTCCAGtcatatcaaaataaaaaaaaaaattaaaggtttCATTAAATGATTGACTAataaaagtcaattttattacagaGGAAGATATTACTTTTTATAAAATAGTTAcagtttctttaaaaaaatatatatatatatatatatatatatatataaagaagaaaaaaaaaaaacaaaaacaaaaaaaaaataataaagaaaggaATTGGGTTGCCCCTTTTTCTCCACCGACAAAAAGAGAGTCAAAAGCCAGGCCTCCCTCCAATTTACAGGCCCAGAAGCCTAGAGACCGGCTAATGCCATAGGCCACGCAAGAGGCCcattctgcttcttcttcttcgttaatAGGGTCGTGCTGGTGACCCTCAACGACGTCAAATTCGTCAAGGTCGCCATTCACACCGCCGTAAAGCTTCCCGGTCGTCTGCCTGGTCGTGATATTGCTATGCGACAACCCCATCAACACTACTTGAGAAATCACCAATCCTTCGCTGATATCCAAAGCTCATTGATCTCTGGTATAAGGTCAGACACCCAAATGGATAGTGGTAACCCACACCCAGGTCCAGTTCTCGCCAAGCCCGCCAAATGCCACGGGCCGGCCCaatgtcatcatcatcatcacttgcGAGACCCGTACCTCCTCCTGTTGATTCGCCGCGCCTTCTTCATGGTCTCCTCGGCAAGCTTACTTCTGCATATTCTGACTGCCGTCTCTGTTCGCCATGGTTTTCCTGTGCAGGAGGAGTTGGGtgtcttgagaagttctcctcgATCTCATCCTAAGTCGCCGTCTCATCCCCCGACCCTGCGCCGACGTCATACAGCAGCGTTCCTCCCCCCATGGAAGATTTCCAGCTGGCCAAGCAGAAGGCGCAAGAGATCGCGGCTCGGTTGTTGAACGGCGGAGATGCTAAGCGCTCTAGGGTTGACAATGGTGGCTCCGATTCTATTGACAAGGGCTTTAGCTCTGGTCCGCCAGATTTAAAGCCTCACTTCTCAAACCCAGCTCCTTCTTCAATCCCGGTATCTTACGGTGGTTTCCAGGGATCGAGCAAAAAAGATTGAGGTTCCCAATGGCAGGGTTGGTGTCATGATTGGTAAAGGTGGGGAGACTATCAAGTATCTACAGACTCAGTCGGGAGCCAAGATTCAAGTTACCCGAGATTCTGATGCGGACCTCAATTTTCGGACTAAGATGGTGGAGCTCATGGGTACTCCGGAGCAGATCGCAAAGGCTGAGCACTTGATCAATGAAGTTCTTGCTGAGGCTGAATCAGGAGGTCCTGCCATAGTTTCTAGAAGGTTAACAGTGCAAGCTAGGACTGGAGCTCGTATCCAGGTTATTCCCTTGCATCTGCCACCTGGTGACACATCAACAGAAAGGACGCTACATATTGACGGGACTACTGAACAAATTGAAGGTGCAAAACAGTTGGTAGCTGAAGTTATTAGTAAAAAACCGTGTTAGAAATCCAGCAATGTCTGGAGGATACTCTCAGCAAGGTTATCAAGCACGGCCTCCCTCAGGATGGGCTCCTTCTGGCCCCCTAATGCAACCACCTAGTTATGGCTGTATGGGCAGTCTGGATCGTATTCTGGCCCTCCACAGCAGTATAATGCATCCTAGCCTTCTTACCTTGGCTATCCTCCTCAACCAACATCTGGTGGATATCCATCCAGTTGGGACCAGTCAGCTGCTGCACCAACTCAGCAGACTTCCCAAGGTGGAGGTTATGATTACTATGGTCAGCCAGCACCTGTGCAGCCAAGATACCCGCATTCTCAGCCTCCAGCTTCTGCTGCATCTCAGCCTGCAGCATATGGACAAGGATTTCTGATCCACTAGCAACAAATCCACCAAACCCCGAGCCATCTCCGTCTTCGTTGAGCTCTTCGTCCATGCTCTCCGTTCTGCCCATCTACTCCAGTAAGATCTTCATGCTGCTGTATGGGCAGTTTGTCTCTCTAAGGTTGAGCAGCGCAGCCTTCTCCCTTCGATCATCGAcctccgccatggctgctgcctttgaatgtgatcaacaaaactaaagtttgtcaactcacacccaaagacctCATCCATTttcttgcctctgctgctgcattTGAATTGGAGGAGAACTTCAAcgaccgctgtcaaacgactagccgatcGTGAAGCTCGACGCTTTGCACTACCTCCAAGCTCGACTCCAGCTCTCTGTCCGTCTTCGTCCTCCTCTGCGAGCCCTCTCCTTCTACTGATCAGCTTCAGCAGCACAGACACCCCTTCCTCCTCCGTCTTCTCTCGAACTcggcctgggttttcacccacaaacctcagccttgcagatcaccatataaagaaaaaaaaaataataaaaaaaaataaaaaaaaaagaaaaaggaaaagaggaagcaatgatgatgttgggaagcaATGATGaaggtaaaaaataaaaaataaaaaaataaaaaggcagtaatgatgatgttgggaagcaCTGTAAAAGGCAGCACCAAATGCCAACTGTTTAAAATAGCAGATTGGAGGGCATTCAGCTCTCACAATGCCAAAAGCTGAAACCACTCACAATGGCAAGCTACTGTTAGCAAGtcaagaagaaaataaggagaAGGTGGTGCACGGCATCACTTGCAAAAGtgtgtttttaaaaaaaaaaaaaaaaaaaaaaagaaaaaaaaagaaaaaataacacatcttggagatatatatgttttatctgtatttagcacaatacactgaataaaataaagcatgtccattgatctccgagaaattacaagtgcgtaaaaaaaaaaaaaaaaaaaaaaaaaaaaaaaagatggagctttcacaaaggttgttcacgtgaagccccactatttggcaaaactccaggagttggaggcatcgaagatagatcattcgaggcctcaatacttggtggaacgctagaggacccaggaaaaatgtgcctctggagataagccgcaaacctttgacggtcactttgaatccgaccttcagattcttgcagctcatcaagcttcctcttcatgcccgtcgaatagttatttgcaagcacgtgcaaacttctattctcgtacttaagctgtttgatctcttgcttgagattttccacctctgccatcaatgattccacttgacgagatcgagcaagtaggcgttggcccatgttggacacagagcctgcacactgaacactgagagcgagggactcttgaacggccaactcatcggaccgtcctgaaagcagcctactatccttcggagtgaggaggttcctagctactatcgtagctgttgttgcgtccttcatcacagaatcttcacctgtcaaagggccattagaagataagaaagaagggcaccatacatttacctgacgcggcgcactcggatcactgctgagactcaaatctaagcaaatgttagacgggttagccattgtcaaagggttaaaagagaaaggtggatggagtaaaatcagaaagggccgaagacgattttcacaaacgggcgatcttcaaagtgtgcatgttggaggtgatcgatacctctataaaaagccaaggcgacacgaccaccgattcaaaaaactGGAtgttcctgcgtgaagttcggcgacgctttcgcggcttttcagataacgcgttcaactttgtcaaaaaatctctgacaaagttgaaaacacgtgaaggttatcatcccaactacgcgcatttgccaacaagcgtggtgacagagccgcacccgtgactactttttcgaagaggcgctcgctcagaaatcgaagagacacttgttcaaaaatcgaagagacgtttgtcgacaagggtaaaagaacagtaccaccactggTTATtaggaaatccctatatatgtcgaccttcatcttttatggcaaggcagacctgaagaaaatgcccaactcttcctcacctctgagggcgcactcccagcaaagcctttcgaaatactcaattttttcttcttccccaaagatgataccagatgcctggagtacagatgagccaggaggaaacggtagatcgaagcatgtggagacaagcacaacaaatatatgtgctgattcattcgctgcttctttgaaagcaaaggtatctcatatcatgttttttccctgtcttttcctttgtccttgttcttactcgcatggcaaagtgaaagaagcaatcagccggcacttggagtcagtcttccgatctggagccgactgcctggaagctattccctggttgcttacctagcgttgctctcgagtagtcatcttcaacggttgatacacttccagagaagggaccacttctgcaaaggggagcaagtaaggcaagtgaaaatgatacattgaagcatgtggagacaagcaacaactgcatatgctgagctatcctctaaccctcttcaatacgaattggagagattgaacaaagaaacagataaaaggagtaagctcagaccttcgggggagaccaaaagaatcctgctgcccagttcaagagtagctcaaaggaaaatcaacgattggaggaaaccagaaaatcttccagtcgaactcaagatcaagcctcgatggcccttgaagaaatctccagcctcgatgtctacaaatgcccttgaagtgggggcatttgtagacatcaaaatttcggtg encodes the following:
- the LOC137717056 gene encoding uncharacterized protein — its product is MIGKGGETIKYLQTQSGAKIQVTRDSDADLNFRTKMVELMGTPEQIAKAEHLINEVLAEAESGGPAIVSRRLTVQARTGARIQVIPLHLPPGDTSTERTLHIDGTTEQIEGAKQLVAEVISKKPC